In Perca fluviatilis chromosome 3, GENO_Pfluv_1.0, whole genome shotgun sequence, the following proteins share a genomic window:
- the LOC120556070 gene encoding uncharacterized protein LOC120556070 isoform X3 → MMMMSVNDICRCCKKNLRIHGVLTNTIIIFERNSKGECIYEQVLRLGLGLDNTANKSYRICRSCQNLITRLERDMPVFKKWTEDEGDQAEEACSSEASEKRDREPTPSKTPRALNKFCPNPSTPAGTRTRRTSTEGLSTSSQASFLGTGVDTAPSPSLPIPLSQIASSIPSQPPLPAELSGSLCSVASVDRLKERFRQETELSSTVTSKSDENTEKDLSQSKTIVNDSCLMELFKKCQTCGQPITKNKVSHCGAQTKVWWSCLGGHKGIWMSSPHLWEAFPEIHLLTTLSVLFSGGTFTHFKKWAKHLHLNFMGHKTFFEIQKAYLNPEMKPMNRTEQEQIFAKSVHKRPEGILLHISDPLKKMKAKSRRREKGALSLSYEKRSPLLASTEMCLQEPTALSSLGRLSASEKGKRKHEHRSETTHVASEVDWIQDSFEEMEVTIEDDEFNSVKNRLSDLTSDMENVEETTEPSALGAADSCDEDVYVPIIPQRSKTSELLLECEEEELEPWQKHTLHVHLKEETDVKEEDVGEMMTNWSVNQILHLFRTGQLVSTP, encoded by the exons atgatgatgatgagtgtAAACGATATTTGCCGGTGTTGTAAAAAGAATTTAAGGATACACGGAGTACTTACCAACACTATCATCATTTTTGAGAGAAATAGTAAAGGCGAATGCATATACGAACAAGTTCTCCGTTTAGGATTAGGACTCGACAATACAGCAAACAAATCTTACCGCATTTGTCGGTCCTGTCAGAACTTAATAACACGGTTGGAACGCGACATGCCCGTGTTTAAAAAATGGACAGAGGACGAAGGAGACCAGGCTGAAGAAGCGTGTTCATCTGAGGCATCAGAGAAAAGAGACCGTGAGCCTACTCCCTCCAAGACCCCCAGGGCTCTGAACAAGTTTTGCCCCAATCCGTCAACTCCAGCCGGTACAAGAACGCGAAGAACCAGTACAGAG GGTCTGAGTACATCTTCACAGGCTTCTTTCCTGGGTACTGGTGTCGATACTGCACCATCTCCCTCCCTGCCAATTCCT TTATCCCAGATTGCCTCAAGCATCCCCTCCCAGCCCCCTCTTCCAGCTGAACTCAGTGGAAGTTTGTGCAGCGTGGCATCTGTGGATCGTCTGAAGGAGAGGTTCCGCCAAGAGACTGAGTTGAGCTCGACAGTAACATCAAAATCTGATGAGAACACAGAAAAAGACTTGAGCCAATCAAAGACTATTGTAAATGACAGCTGTTTGATGGAGCTGTTTAAGAAGTGTCAGACCTGTGGACAGCCCATAACCAAAAATAAGGTGTCTCACTGTGGTGCACAGACAAAGGTGTGGTGGAGCTGCCTTGGTGGACACAAGGGCATATGGATGTCATCACCTCACCTTTGGGAGGCGTTTCCTGAAATCCACCTTCTTACAactctttctgttcttttttctgGAGGCACCtttacacactttaaaaaatgGGCCAAACACCTGCACCTGAATTTCATGGGGCATAAAACCTTTTTTGAAATTCAAAAGGCATACCTCAACCCAGAAATGAAACCAATGAACAGGACTGAGCAGGAACAGATCTTTGCAAAGAGCGTCCACAAACGGCCTGAAGGCATTCTTCTTCACATTTCAG ATCCTCTGAAGAAAATGAAGGCAAAGTcaaggagaagagagaagggAGCTCTGTCGTTAAG ctaTGAGAAGAGATCCCCCTTATTGGCGTCTACTGAAATGTGTCTGCAAGAACCAACTGCACTATCAAGTCTTGGACGTCTATCGGCCTCTGAAAA AGGTAAACGGAAACATGAACATCGGAGTGAAACCACACATGTGGCATCAGAGGTGGACTGGATTCAGGACAG TTTTGAGGAAATGGAGGTCACCATTGAAGACGATGAATTCAACAGTGTGAAGAACAGACT ATCTGACTTGACTAGTGATATGGAAAACGTTGAAGAAACAACTGAGCCGAGTGCTCTAGGAGCGGCTGATAGCTGTGATGAAGACGTCTACGTACCAATAATTCCTCAGAg GTCCAAAACATCTGAACTTTTACTGGAATGTGAAGAAGAGGAGCTGGAGCCATGGCAGAAACACACTTTACATGTTCACTTGAAAGAAGAGACTGATGTCAAAGAGGAGGATGTTGGAGAG ATGATGACCAATTGGAGTGTAAACCAGATCCTTCACCTCTTCAGAACTGGTCAGCTGGTCAGCACACCCTAA
- the LOC120556070 gene encoding uncharacterized protein LOC120556070 isoform X1: MMMMSVNDICRCCKKNLRIHGVLTNTIIIFERNSKGECIYEQVLRLGLGLDNTANKSYRICRSCQNLITRLERDMPVFKKWTEDEGDQAEEACSSEASEKRDREPTPSKTPRALNKFCPNPSTPAGTRTRRTSTEGLSTSSQASFLGTGVDTAPSPSLPIPLSQIASSIPSQPPLPAELSGSLCSVASVDRLKERFRQETELSSTVTSKSDENTEKDLSQSKTIVNDSCLMELFKKCQTCGQPITKNKVSHCGAQTKVWWSCLGGHKGIWMSSPHLWEAFPEIHLLTTLSVLFSGGTFTHFKKWAKHLHLNFMGHKTFFEIQKAYLNPEMKPMNRTEQEQIFAKSVHKRPEGILLHISDPLKKMKAKSRRREKGALSLSYEKRSPLLASTEMCLQEPTALSSLGRLSASEKGKRKHEHRSETTHVASEVDWIQDSFEEMEVTIEDDEFNSVKNRLSDLTSDMENVEETTEPSALGAADSCDEDVYVPIIPQRSKTSELLLECEEEELEPWQKHTLHVHLKEETDVKEEDVGELNDDQLECKPDPSPLQNWSAGQHTLKPEANGFVHTSEVHQISNNPVSLSSVQSPEVCATSSNQLQSEQSNSQTLSVPLSLPCLAEVKLESTGTSDKHNT, from the exons atgatgatgatgagtgtAAACGATATTTGCCGGTGTTGTAAAAAGAATTTAAGGATACACGGAGTACTTACCAACACTATCATCATTTTTGAGAGAAATAGTAAAGGCGAATGCATATACGAACAAGTTCTCCGTTTAGGATTAGGACTCGACAATACAGCAAACAAATCTTACCGCATTTGTCGGTCCTGTCAGAACTTAATAACACGGTTGGAACGCGACATGCCCGTGTTTAAAAAATGGACAGAGGACGAAGGAGACCAGGCTGAAGAAGCGTGTTCATCTGAGGCATCAGAGAAAAGAGACCGTGAGCCTACTCCCTCCAAGACCCCCAGGGCTCTGAACAAGTTTTGCCCCAATCCGTCAACTCCAGCCGGTACAAGAACGCGAAGAACCAGTACAGAG GGTCTGAGTACATCTTCACAGGCTTCTTTCCTGGGTACTGGTGTCGATACTGCACCATCTCCCTCCCTGCCAATTCCT TTATCCCAGATTGCCTCAAGCATCCCCTCCCAGCCCCCTCTTCCAGCTGAACTCAGTGGAAGTTTGTGCAGCGTGGCATCTGTGGATCGTCTGAAGGAGAGGTTCCGCCAAGAGACTGAGTTGAGCTCGACAGTAACATCAAAATCTGATGAGAACACAGAAAAAGACTTGAGCCAATCAAAGACTATTGTAAATGACAGCTGTTTGATGGAGCTGTTTAAGAAGTGTCAGACCTGTGGACAGCCCATAACCAAAAATAAGGTGTCTCACTGTGGTGCACAGACAAAGGTGTGGTGGAGCTGCCTTGGTGGACACAAGGGCATATGGATGTCATCACCTCACCTTTGGGAGGCGTTTCCTGAAATCCACCTTCTTACAactctttctgttcttttttctgGAGGCACCtttacacactttaaaaaatgGGCCAAACACCTGCACCTGAATTTCATGGGGCATAAAACCTTTTTTGAAATTCAAAAGGCATACCTCAACCCAGAAATGAAACCAATGAACAGGACTGAGCAGGAACAGATCTTTGCAAAGAGCGTCCACAAACGGCCTGAAGGCATTCTTCTTCACATTTCAG ATCCTCTGAAGAAAATGAAGGCAAAGTcaaggagaagagagaagggAGCTCTGTCGTTAAG ctaTGAGAAGAGATCCCCCTTATTGGCGTCTACTGAAATGTGTCTGCAAGAACCAACTGCACTATCAAGTCTTGGACGTCTATCGGCCTCTGAAAA AGGTAAACGGAAACATGAACATCGGAGTGAAACCACACATGTGGCATCAGAGGTGGACTGGATTCAGGACAG TTTTGAGGAAATGGAGGTCACCATTGAAGACGATGAATTCAACAGTGTGAAGAACAGACT ATCTGACTTGACTAGTGATATGGAAAACGTTGAAGAAACAACTGAGCCGAGTGCTCTAGGAGCGGCTGATAGCTGTGATGAAGACGTCTACGTACCAATAATTCCTCAGAg GTCCAAAACATCTGAACTTTTACTGGAATGTGAAGAAGAGGAGCTGGAGCCATGGCAGAAACACACTTTACATGTTCACTTGAAAGAAGAGACTGATGTCAAAGAGGAGGATGTTGGAGAGTTGA ATGATGACCAATTGGAGTGTAAACCAGATCCTTCACCTCTTCAGAACTGGTCAGCTGGTCAGCACACCCTAAAACCTGAGGCCAATGGTTTTGTCCACACTTCTGAGGTGCATCAAATCAGCAACAACCCTGTGTCTTTATCCAGTGTTCAGAGTCCGGAAGTATGTGCGACATCATCTAACCAGCTGCAGTCAGAGCAGTCCAACTCACAGACCCTCTCTGTACCTTTGTCTCTGCCATGCTTAGCTGAAGTCAAACTTGAGTCAACTGGCACATCAGACAAACATAATACCTAG
- the LOC120556070 gene encoding uncharacterized protein LOC120556070 isoform X4, producing MPGMCSVPGCKGYKKARSRGVVFHSLPTRDPGRCRKWLKAIHNPKFDENTSGLSTSSQASFLGTGVDTAPSPSLPIPLSQIASSIPSQPPLPAELSGSLCSVASVDRLKERFRQETELSSTVTSKSDENTEKDLSQSKTIVNDSCLMELFKKCQTCGQPITKNKVSHCGAQTKVWWSCLGGHKGIWMSSPHLWEAFPEIHLLTTLSVLFSGGTFTHFKKWAKHLHLNFMGHKTFFEIQKAYLNPEMKPMNRTEQEQIFAKSVHKRPEGILLHISDPLKKMKAKSRRREKGALSLSYEKRSPLLASTEMCLQEPTALSSLGRLSASEKGKRKHEHRSETTHVASEVDWIQDSFEEMEVTIEDDEFNSVKNRLSDLTSDMENVEETTEPSALGAADSCDEDVYVPIIPQRSKTSELLLECEEEELEPWQKHTLHVHLKEETDVKEEDVGELNDDQLECKPDPSPLQNWSAGQHTLKPEANGFVHTSEVHQISNNPVSLSSVQSPEVCATSSNQLQSEQSNSQTLSVPLSLPCLAEVKLESTGTSDKHNT from the exons ATGCCGGGGATGTGCTCTGTGCCGGGCTGCAAGGGCTACAAGAAGGCGAGGTCCCGGGGAGTCGTCTTCCACTCCCTGCCTACAAGAGACCCGGGGAGATGCAGAAAGTGGTTAAAGGCCATACATAATCCCAAATTTGACGAAAACACATCA GGTCTGAGTACATCTTCACAGGCTTCTTTCCTGGGTACTGGTGTCGATACTGCACCATCTCCCTCCCTGCCAATTCCT TTATCCCAGATTGCCTCAAGCATCCCCTCCCAGCCCCCTCTTCCAGCTGAACTCAGTGGAAGTTTGTGCAGCGTGGCATCTGTGGATCGTCTGAAGGAGAGGTTCCGCCAAGAGACTGAGTTGAGCTCGACAGTAACATCAAAATCTGATGAGAACACAGAAAAAGACTTGAGCCAATCAAAGACTATTGTAAATGACAGCTGTTTGATGGAGCTGTTTAAGAAGTGTCAGACCTGTGGACAGCCCATAACCAAAAATAAGGTGTCTCACTGTGGTGCACAGACAAAGGTGTGGTGGAGCTGCCTTGGTGGACACAAGGGCATATGGATGTCATCACCTCACCTTTGGGAGGCGTTTCCTGAAATCCACCTTCTTACAactctttctgttcttttttctgGAGGCACCtttacacactttaaaaaatgGGCCAAACACCTGCACCTGAATTTCATGGGGCATAAAACCTTTTTTGAAATTCAAAAGGCATACCTCAACCCAGAAATGAAACCAATGAACAGGACTGAGCAGGAACAGATCTTTGCAAAGAGCGTCCACAAACGGCCTGAAGGCATTCTTCTTCACATTTCAG ATCCTCTGAAGAAAATGAAGGCAAAGTcaaggagaagagagaagggAGCTCTGTCGTTAAG ctaTGAGAAGAGATCCCCCTTATTGGCGTCTACTGAAATGTGTCTGCAAGAACCAACTGCACTATCAAGTCTTGGACGTCTATCGGCCTCTGAAAA AGGTAAACGGAAACATGAACATCGGAGTGAAACCACACATGTGGCATCAGAGGTGGACTGGATTCAGGACAG TTTTGAGGAAATGGAGGTCACCATTGAAGACGATGAATTCAACAGTGTGAAGAACAGACT ATCTGACTTGACTAGTGATATGGAAAACGTTGAAGAAACAACTGAGCCGAGTGCTCTAGGAGCGGCTGATAGCTGTGATGAAGACGTCTACGTACCAATAATTCCTCAGAg GTCCAAAACATCTGAACTTTTACTGGAATGTGAAGAAGAGGAGCTGGAGCCATGGCAGAAACACACTTTACATGTTCACTTGAAAGAAGAGACTGATGTCAAAGAGGAGGATGTTGGAGAGTTGA ATGATGACCAATTGGAGTGTAAACCAGATCCTTCACCTCTTCAGAACTGGTCAGCTGGTCAGCACACCCTAAAACCTGAGGCCAATGGTTTTGTCCACACTTCTGAGGTGCATCAAATCAGCAACAACCCTGTGTCTTTATCCAGTGTTCAGAGTCCGGAAGTATGTGCGACATCATCTAACCAGCTGCAGTCAGAGCAGTCCAACTCACAGACCCTCTCTGTACCTTTGTCTCTGCCATGCTTAGCTGAAGTCAAACTTGAGTCAACTGGCACATCAGACAAACATAATACCTAG
- the LOC120556070 gene encoding uncharacterized protein LOC120556070 isoform X2, which translates to MPGMCSVPGCKGYKKARSRGVVFHSLPTRDPGRCRKWLKAIHNPKFDENTSVSKYGNIRVCSQHFKPEDYEPDIQAELMKTTPRKILKSGVVPTVFSGRQQEDHRTSLPANDRGRTEGLSTSSQASFLGTGVDTAPSPSLPIPLSQIASSIPSQPPLPAELSGSLCSVASVDRLKERFRQETELSSTVTSKSDENTEKDLSQSKTIVNDSCLMELFKKCQTCGQPITKNKVSHCGAQTKVWWSCLGGHKGIWMSSPHLWEAFPEIHLLTTLSVLFSGGTFTHFKKWAKHLHLNFMGHKTFFEIQKAYLNPEMKPMNRTEQEQIFAKSVHKRPEGILLHISDPLKKMKAKSRRREKGALSLSYEKRSPLLASTEMCLQEPTALSSLGRLSASEKGKRKHEHRSETTHVASEVDWIQDSFEEMEVTIEDDEFNSVKNRLSDLTSDMENVEETTEPSALGAADSCDEDVYVPIIPQRSKTSELLLECEEEELEPWQKHTLHVHLKEETDVKEEDVGELNDDQLECKPDPSPLQNWSAGQHTLKPEANGFVHTSEVHQISNNPVSLSSVQSPEVCATSSNQLQSEQSNSQTLSVPLSLPCLAEVKLESTGTSDKHNT; encoded by the exons ATGCCGGGGATGTGCTCTGTGCCGGGCTGCAAGGGCTACAAGAAGGCGAGGTCCCGGGGAGTCGTCTTCCACTCCCTGCCTACAAGAGACCCGGGGAGATGCAGAAAGTGGTTAAAGGCCATACATAATCCCAAATTTGACGAAAACACATCAGTAAGTAAATACGGCAATATAAGGGTCTGTAGCCAGCATTTTAAACCGGAAGATTACGAACCGGACATACAAGCAGAACTTATGAAAACAACGCCCCGAAAAATCCTCAAATCCGGCGTAGTACCAACCGTTTTCTCTGGAAGACAGCAAGAGGACCACAGAACATCCCTGCCAGCAAATGACAGAGGCCGAACAGAG GGTCTGAGTACATCTTCACAGGCTTCTTTCCTGGGTACTGGTGTCGATACTGCACCATCTCCCTCCCTGCCAATTCCT TTATCCCAGATTGCCTCAAGCATCCCCTCCCAGCCCCCTCTTCCAGCTGAACTCAGTGGAAGTTTGTGCAGCGTGGCATCTGTGGATCGTCTGAAGGAGAGGTTCCGCCAAGAGACTGAGTTGAGCTCGACAGTAACATCAAAATCTGATGAGAACACAGAAAAAGACTTGAGCCAATCAAAGACTATTGTAAATGACAGCTGTTTGATGGAGCTGTTTAAGAAGTGTCAGACCTGTGGACAGCCCATAACCAAAAATAAGGTGTCTCACTGTGGTGCACAGACAAAGGTGTGGTGGAGCTGCCTTGGTGGACACAAGGGCATATGGATGTCATCACCTCACCTTTGGGAGGCGTTTCCTGAAATCCACCTTCTTACAactctttctgttcttttttctgGAGGCACCtttacacactttaaaaaatgGGCCAAACACCTGCACCTGAATTTCATGGGGCATAAAACCTTTTTTGAAATTCAAAAGGCATACCTCAACCCAGAAATGAAACCAATGAACAGGACTGAGCAGGAACAGATCTTTGCAAAGAGCGTCCACAAACGGCCTGAAGGCATTCTTCTTCACATTTCAG ATCCTCTGAAGAAAATGAAGGCAAAGTcaaggagaagagagaagggAGCTCTGTCGTTAAG ctaTGAGAAGAGATCCCCCTTATTGGCGTCTACTGAAATGTGTCTGCAAGAACCAACTGCACTATCAAGTCTTGGACGTCTATCGGCCTCTGAAAA AGGTAAACGGAAACATGAACATCGGAGTGAAACCACACATGTGGCATCAGAGGTGGACTGGATTCAGGACAG TTTTGAGGAAATGGAGGTCACCATTGAAGACGATGAATTCAACAGTGTGAAGAACAGACT ATCTGACTTGACTAGTGATATGGAAAACGTTGAAGAAACAACTGAGCCGAGTGCTCTAGGAGCGGCTGATAGCTGTGATGAAGACGTCTACGTACCAATAATTCCTCAGAg GTCCAAAACATCTGAACTTTTACTGGAATGTGAAGAAGAGGAGCTGGAGCCATGGCAGAAACACACTTTACATGTTCACTTGAAAGAAGAGACTGATGTCAAAGAGGAGGATGTTGGAGAGTTGA ATGATGACCAATTGGAGTGTAAACCAGATCCTTCACCTCTTCAGAACTGGTCAGCTGGTCAGCACACCCTAAAACCTGAGGCCAATGGTTTTGTCCACACTTCTGAGGTGCATCAAATCAGCAACAACCCTGTGTCTTTATCCAGTGTTCAGAGTCCGGAAGTATGTGCGACATCATCTAACCAGCTGCAGTCAGAGCAGTCCAACTCACAGACCCTCTCTGTACCTTTGTCTCTGCCATGCTTAGCTGAAGTCAAACTTGAGTCAACTGGCACATCAGACAAACATAATACCTAG